The following proteins are co-located in the Dromiciops gliroides isolate mDroGli1 chromosome 2, mDroGli1.pri, whole genome shotgun sequence genome:
- the LOC122738324 gene encoding interferon-induced protein with tetratricopeptide repeats 1-like, which translates to MLDALHEVRCHFTWDLLRVDIDLSDLENRILNEIEFLDTKFNVGIHNTLAYVRQEMGQNEQALESLRKAEELIQQLPDDQAQIKSLVTWGNYAWIYYHMDRLPEAQTYLDKVEASCKRLSSPFHYKVEHPEIDCEEGWALLKFTNKYYEGAKACFQKALKAEPENPEFNTGFAIVMFRLCHIGQRAASRICLQTLKRAVTLNPEDAYIKVLLALKLQDLKEEEEGEKYLQEALSSMSSQSYVLRYAAKFYYRQGCLKKAFPLLETALQDTPSSAVLHYQMGLCYKKKMKQIKRATNHQPRGRDRQDCDDAIQSAIFHFKTSTEYRPTFEASHIELGDMYAEAGDFNKAEESYQKVLNMKHLQDNIRQEVHYHYGHFLQFHRESEADALTHYLEGLKINTENIITKDCLLSALKKLAKKRLQRNASDVETLSLLEFINKRRENQERPYSSMREPWSRAPPF; encoded by the coding sequence ATGTTGGATGCCCTGCATGAGGTGAGATGCCACTTCACATGGGATTTACTGAGAGTAGACATAGACCTgtctgatctagaaaacagaatTCTGAATGAGATTGAGTTCCTGGACACAAAATTCAATGTGGGAATTCACAACACATTGGCCTACGTGAGGCAGGAGATGGGTCAAAATGAGCAGGCTTTGGAAAGCTTGAGAAAAGCTGAAGAGTTGATCCAACAGCTTCCTGATGATCAAGCACAGATAAAAAGCCTTGTGACCTGGGGAAACTATGCCTGGATTTACTATCACATGGACAGACTCCCTGAAGCCCAGACTTACCTGGATAAGGTAGAAGCAAGTTGTAAGAGGCTTTCAAGTCCTTTCCACTATAAAGTAGAACATCCAGAAATTGATTGTGAGGAAGGGTGGGCCCTGCTCAAGTTTACAAACAAGTATTATGAGGGGGCCAAAGCTTGTTTCCAAAAAGCCCTGAAAGCAGAGCCTGAGAACCCTGAATTTAACACCGGATTTGCAATTGTCATGTTTCGTCTATGTCACATTGGCCAGAGAGCTGCTTCTAGGATTTGTCTACAAACACTAAAACGGGCAGTCACACTCAACCCAGAAGATGCTTACATTAAGGTTCTCCTTGCACTGAAACTCCAGGACcttaaggaagaggaggaaggagaaaagtacCTTCAAGAGGCTTTAAGCAGTATGTCATCTCAGTCCTACGTCCTTCGCTATGCAGCCAAATTTTACTATAGACAAGGGTGCCTGAAAAAAGCATTTCCTCTCTTAGAAACTGCTTTGCAGGACACTCCATCCTCTGCTGTCCTGCATTACCAGATGGGACTttgttacaagaaaaaaatgaagcaaatcaAGAGGGCTACTAACCACCAGCCACGAGGCAGGGATAGACAAGATTGTGACGATGCAATTCAGTCGgccatatttcattttaaaacttcaaCAGAGTACAGACCTACATTTGAGGCAAGTCATATAGAACTAGGCGACATGTATGCAGAAGCAGGTGATTTCAACAAAGCAGAAGAAAGCTACCAGAAGGTATTGAACATGAAGCACCTTCAAGATAATATTCGGCAAGAAGTCCACTATCACTATGGGCACTTTCTGCAGTTTCACAGGGAGTCTGAGGCTGATGCTCTCACCCATTACCTTGAAGgcctaaaaataaatacagaaaatataattacaaaagacTGTCTTCTAAGTGCTTTGAAGAAGTTAGCAAAAAAGCGTCTTCAGAGAAATGCATCAGATGTGGAGACTTTGAGTCTCCTGGAGTTCATCAATAAAAGaagggagaaccaggagaggcCATACAGCTCTATGAGAGAGCCCTGGAGTCGGGCTCCTCCCTTCTGA